In a single window of the Polycladomyces zharkentensis genome:
- a CDS encoding TetR/AcrR family transcriptional regulator, whose protein sequence is MPQHRKPIPSEIKNPKLVEERRRQIIRGAVELFVRKGFHKTTTREIARECGFSIGTMYEYIQTKEDVLYLVCDDIHTELEKRLKEAVDEEATGRDSLVRAVSHHFRVMDEMSDYVLLIYQETKSLPKEALRYVLQKEEEITSLFERILEKGIADGTLHLEPSSVKLMAHQIMVMGQMWTFRRWALRKYYNLEEYTRLQTALLLRELTTPAGGDRHDDNRGLPSPTCGAVCDGGQPV, encoded by the coding sequence ATGCCTCAGCATCGCAAACCGATCCCTTCCGAGATCAAAAACCCCAAGCTGGTGGAAGAGCGGAGGCGGCAAATCATTCGCGGTGCGGTGGAGTTGTTCGTCCGAAAGGGGTTCCACAAGACGACCACCCGTGAAATCGCACGGGAATGCGGCTTCAGCATCGGCACGATGTACGAATACATTCAAACCAAAGAAGACGTATTGTACCTGGTGTGCGACGACATCCACACTGAGCTGGAAAAACGGCTGAAAGAAGCGGTGGATGAGGAAGCCACCGGGAGGGACAGTTTGGTGCGGGCCGTGTCTCATCATTTTCGCGTGATGGATGAAATGAGCGACTATGTTCTGTTGATCTATCAGGAAACCAAATCATTGCCCAAGGAAGCGCTTCGGTACGTTTTGCAAAAAGAAGAAGAGATCACGTCCCTGTTTGAGCGGATTTTGGAAAAGGGAATCGCCGACGGGACGCTTCATCTGGAGCCTTCCTCGGTCAAACTGATGGCCCATCAAATCATGGTGATGGGGCAGATGTGGACGTTTCGCCGGTGGGCCCTCCGAAAGTATTACAACTTGGAGGAATATACCCGCCTGCAGACGGCATTGTTGCTGAGGGAGTTGACGACACCGGCAGGAGGTGATCGCCATGACGACAACCGAGGTTTACCGTCCCCGACATGCGGTGCGGTTTGTGACGGCGGCCAGCCTGTTTGA